From a region of the Acidimicrobiales bacterium genome:
- a CDS encoding DsbA family protein translates to MATLLEVFADITCPFTHVGLKKVVAEVNTLAKPVDVVVRAWPLEWVNGEVFAADVMRAKVDAIGNHLGHQHFSGFDEDTWPATTIAALNLAAAAYAVSNQAGLDVSLRLRSALFEDGLDIADPSVLADIAQATGVPAPPAEPTPAVEADFEEGKRRGVRGSPEFWVDGQAFFCPSLQIGHDDQGLLTAQFDPRGLDDLLSALR, encoded by the coding sequence ATGGCCACATTGCTCGAGGTCTTCGCCGACATCACGTGCCCCTTCACCCACGTCGGTCTGAAGAAGGTGGTCGCCGAGGTGAACACACTCGCCAAACCGGTCGACGTCGTCGTGCGAGCCTGGCCACTCGAGTGGGTCAACGGCGAGGTGTTCGCTGCCGACGTCATGCGTGCGAAGGTCGACGCCATCGGCAACCACCTGGGCCACCAACACTTCAGCGGCTTCGACGAAGACACTTGGCCAGCCACCACCATCGCGGCCCTGAACCTCGCGGCGGCGGCTTATGCGGTGTCCAACCAGGCAGGTCTAGACGTCAGCTTGAGGTTGAGATCGGCATTGTTCGAGGATGGTCTCGACATCGCCGACCCCTCGGTGCTGGCCGATATCGCCCAGGCCACCGGCGTGCCCGCTCCCCCGGCCGAACCCACCCCCGCGGTCGAGGCCGACTTCGAGGAGGGCAAACGCCGCGGCGTACGCGGGTCGCCCGAGTTCTGGGTCGACGGCCAGGCGTTCTTTTGCCCTTCACTTCAGATCGGGCACGACGACCAGGGCCTGCTGACCGCCCAGTTCGACCCCAGAGGGCTGGACGATCTGTTGAGCGCGCTGCGTTAG
- a CDS encoding acyl-CoA dehydrogenase family protein — MFAVEGPDGTPRRPLDLRFSLVANDREGVTIDHSWDGAGLRASATDTIHYRDVEIDVANCVSWFGANRAESLRTIDVVNHRYREDWVGISDLWLGWMALNVVARAAADVTAEATTRKAIMGARMIDRPTVQINIGKALALTAAAHATIKAACTEVDDRIAGRVVPDTADYLRQQATVSMAVDQLSQAIDLLVKVKGANGMREGDPFERRVRDFRAMPLHINVHADRITHQLGRYGLGIELDAF, encoded by the coding sequence GTGTTCGCCGTGGAGGGCCCTGACGGAACTCCAAGACGACCCCTGGATCTGAGATTCAGCCTGGTTGCCAACGACCGCGAGGGCGTCACCATCGATCACAGCTGGGACGGTGCCGGACTGCGAGCCTCGGCCACCGACACGATCCACTATCGCGATGTCGAGATCGACGTGGCCAACTGTGTCAGCTGGTTCGGGGCCAACCGCGCCGAGAGCCTGCGCACCATCGACGTGGTCAATCATCGCTACCGCGAAGACTGGGTGGGCATCTCGGATCTGTGGCTTGGTTGGATGGCGCTGAACGTGGTGGCCCGCGCCGCCGCCGATGTCACCGCCGAGGCCACCACCCGAAAGGCCATCATGGGTGCCCGAATGATCGATCGACCCACCGTGCAGATCAACATCGGCAAGGCCTTGGCGCTGACCGCTGCGGCTCACGCCACCATCAAAGCCGCGTGCACCGAGGTCGACGACCGCATCGCCGGCCGGGTGGTGCCAGACACCGCCGACTACCTGCGCCAACAAGCGACGGTTTCGATGGCGGTCGACCAGCTGAGCCAAGCCATCGACCTCCTGGTCAAGGTGAAGGGGGCCAACGGCATGCGCGAAGGCGACCCGTTCGAGCGCAGGGTCCGCGATTTTCGCGCCATGCCTCTGCACATCAACGTCCACGCAGACCGCATCACCCACCAGCTCGGCCGCTATGGGCTCGGTATCGAGCTGGATGCGTTCTGA
- a CDS encoding YihY/virulence factor BrkB family protein, with the protein MSRHHTMLLASGVAFTSALGLVPTMVVVVAVYGLVAEPSDVEAHVSQLAGALPVNARALIVSELQSVTAIGSAKISIGLALGLLGAAYAVSSVVNSIVIAIRVAHDMDSPHNWLMGRLFALRLSALSVLATAALIWLVVVLPPVLEASSAGETLHTALSVMRWPVAVVISCLAIALLYRSVVGSLDGVLVISHGAMAGTVMWVLSTYGLTLAYDNIDRMDSTFTSLGAVAALLVWLYLSALSVLVGAEIDALSGEIERKDT; encoded by the coding sequence ATGTCGCGCCATCACACGATGCTGCTGGCGTCGGGTGTTGCCTTCACCAGCGCCCTCGGGTTGGTGCCGACGATGGTGGTGGTCGTCGCCGTCTATGGCCTGGTCGCCGAGCCCAGCGATGTAGAGGCCCACGTATCGCAGCTGGCCGGCGCTTTGCCCGTCAACGCGCGCGCCCTGATCGTCAGCGAACTGCAGAGTGTCACGGCTATCGGCAGTGCCAAGATCTCGATCGGTCTGGCCTTGGGCCTGCTGGGAGCTGCCTATGCCGTGTCGAGCGTCGTCAACTCGATCGTCATCGCCATACGGGTGGCCCACGACATGGACAGCCCACACAACTGGCTCATGGGGCGCCTGTTCGCGCTGCGACTCAGCGCGCTGTCGGTGCTGGCCACCGCAGCGCTCATCTGGCTCGTGGTCGTGCTGCCGCCGGTGTTGGAGGCATCGTCGGCGGGCGAAACCCTCCACACCGCCTTGTCGGTGATGCGCTGGCCTGTCGCCGTGGTCATCTCGTGCCTGGCCATCGCTCTGCTGTATCGCTCGGTGGTGGGTTCGCTGGATGGGGTTCTCGTCATCAGTCACGGGGCCATGGCCGGCACCGTGATGTGGGTGCTCAGCACCTATGGGCTGACCCTGGCCTACGACAACATCGACCGCATGGACTCGACCTTCACCAGCCTGGGTGCTGTGGCTGCTCTGCTCGTGTGGCTGTACCTGTCCGCGTTGTCTGTTCTGGTCGGTGCCGAAATCGACGCTCTGTCCGGCGAAATCGAACGCAAGGACACTTAG
- a CDS encoding nitroreductase family protein, with translation MDIYEALYTTRAMRRVKPDPIPMDVQAKILDAAIRAPSGGNTQGWRFMLVDDRAILSQLGPIYRECIDTLWETIYKDRREAARANPDDPESKATNAMVSSVEHAADNFGDYPLMLFAFNRGDRSGGSIFPSIWSAMLAARAEGVGSSLTTVLAFKGDVVPNLLGVPEGEGWNMAACVPMGYPTGRWGVAKRNPVHEVAYRNAWGNPVGFEVDEPLWKP, from the coding sequence ATGGACATCTACGAAGCGCTGTACACGACCCGTGCCATGCGAAGGGTCAAGCCCGACCCCATTCCCATGGACGTCCAGGCGAAGATCCTCGACGCAGCCATCCGGGCCCCATCGGGCGGCAACACCCAGGGGTGGCGCTTCATGTTGGTGGACGATCGTGCGATCCTGTCGCAGCTGGGTCCGATTTACCGAGAGTGCATCGACACGCTGTGGGAGACGATCTACAAGGATCGCCGCGAGGCGGCCCGAGCCAACCCGGACGACCCCGAGAGCAAGGCCACCAACGCCATGGTGTCCTCGGTCGAGCATGCCGCCGACAACTTCGGCGACTATCCGCTGATGCTGTTCGCGTTCAACCGCGGCGACCGCAGCGGCGGATCGATCTTCCCATCGATCTGGAGTGCAATGCTGGCAGCCAGGGCCGAGGGCGTCGGCTCGTCTCTGACCACCGTTCTGGCCTTCAAGGGCGACGTCGTGCCCAACCTTCTGGGTGTGCCCGAGGGCGAGGGTTGGAACATGGCCGCCTGTGTACCGATGGGTTACCCAACCGGCCGTTGGGGTGTGGCCAAGCGCAACCCGGTCCACGAGGTCGCCTACCGCAATGCGTGGGGTAACCCTGTCGGTTTCGAGGTCGACGAGCCGCTCTGGAAGCCATGA
- a CDS encoding EAL domain-containing protein produces MSQHITTDARSEGGRSTFDYHLRPTRPQIALILMLLGLIITLALVNLRTGQEVETHTAALNRQLQLVSGNVASLQREVLNHAIKVHEFVDSEADIEEVELSRALVERQLRVIESEAIDDELFQLRFVAVVDSIAALDVLVAEAPSPERSEHQERVNDQIDQTVGNVMRLFDLTESENFVLVHQLENTMDMWRQVQWFSSVVMSLLVVMLIISVRRMLVANYRSAKASLDDQNHRYEQMREASLRLESRYREVVDDVGEVVWRCDGRGRFSLLNQAWVHLTGDVHRHALGRSVLASFHPDDHDRIEQAMMTAMATSSNQVVERARLLRVDGGELTVVVSARGSEDENGRSYVAGTISDVSDRVRAEAINKIQNEALAMIVRGIPVDQVLGHLEFSIANFAKDTQFRFVRSRRDLSDLADGSVDLSPELQDDLFLALEWRFADHAAPVADLDSLTEMAGRLAVMAVERHANAVKLYHDATHDELTGLPNRVAFIDRLEAALSRATQTAEPAAVLVVDLDRFKVVNESLGHSAGDRLICAVARRLAARLRASDMIARLGGDEFVILLEDTDIERAELVADRILEALGHPIQLGVATARVSASVGMAVPQPGSTFEDLLKWADIAMYRAKRAGGGRWVMFDEKLRSWAEQRHDTEVALQGAAGRGELELWFQPVVSLGDPTAPKSFEALLRWRRPGVGLVPPSDFVSVAEESDLVFELGDWVIAEGARRLAHWQKLDERVRVSVNVSGRELVEPGFADRVRAAIDNAGAVASGLTLEVTEGVLIEDASVVSDQLQALQRFGVKIAIDDFGTGYSSLRYLRHLPVDVLKIDRAFVSSGGGDELTDPTIVSSVTKLGHELGLYVVAEGVETSTQLEALMGFGVDLGQGFLFSQPVQVEVAEQMLLNGLDSTKADLRP; encoded by the coding sequence GTGAGCCAGCACATCACCACTGACGCGCGCAGCGAGGGCGGTCGGTCGACTTTCGATTACCACCTGCGCCCGACCCGACCCCAGATCGCTCTCATCTTGATGCTGCTGGGCCTTATCATCACGCTGGCCCTCGTCAACCTGAGGACTGGCCAGGAGGTCGAGACTCACACCGCAGCTCTCAACCGTCAGCTCCAGTTGGTCAGCGGCAACGTTGCATCGTTGCAGCGAGAGGTCCTGAACCACGCGATAAAGGTCCACGAGTTCGTCGATTCCGAGGCCGACATCGAAGAGGTCGAGCTCAGCAGGGCCCTGGTAGAGCGTCAGCTGAGGGTGATCGAGAGCGAGGCGATCGACGACGAGCTGTTCCAGTTGAGGTTCGTGGCAGTGGTCGACAGCATCGCCGCCCTCGACGTGCTGGTCGCCGAGGCCCCATCTCCCGAGCGGTCCGAGCACCAAGAACGGGTCAACGACCAGATCGACCAAACGGTCGGCAACGTGATGCGCCTCTTCGACCTGACCGAGAGCGAGAACTTCGTTCTAGTTCACCAGCTCGAGAACACCATGGATATGTGGCGCCAGGTCCAGTGGTTCTCGTCTGTGGTGATGAGCCTCCTGGTCGTGATGCTGATCATCTCGGTCAGGCGAATGCTGGTTGCCAACTATCGCTCGGCCAAGGCCAGCCTCGACGATCAGAACCATCGATACGAGCAGATGAGGGAGGCCTCGCTGAGGCTCGAGAGCCGATACCGCGAGGTCGTCGACGACGTGGGCGAGGTCGTGTGGCGTTGCGACGGCAGGGGACGCTTCTCGTTGTTGAACCAGGCCTGGGTTCACCTGACAGGCGACGTTCACCGCCATGCGCTCGGCCGTTCGGTGCTGGCTTCGTTCCACCCCGACGATCACGACCGCATCGAACAAGCCATGATGACAGCGATGGCGACCTCGTCGAACCAGGTCGTCGAGCGAGCCCGTCTGTTGCGCGTCGACGGTGGCGAGCTGACCGTGGTGGTGAGTGCCAGGGGCAGCGAAGACGAGAACGGCCGAAGCTACGTGGCCGGAACCATCAGCGACGTGTCCGATCGGGTCAGGGCCGAGGCCATCAACAAGATCCAGAACGAGGCGTTGGCGATGATCGTCAGGGGCATCCCTGTCGATCAGGTATTGGGGCATCTCGAGTTCAGCATCGCCAACTTCGCAAAGGACACCCAGTTCCGGTTCGTCAGGTCGAGACGAGACCTGTCCGATCTGGCAGACGGTTCAGTCGATCTGTCCCCGGAGCTGCAAGACGACCTTTTCTTGGCTTTGGAGTGGCGGTTCGCAGACCATGCAGCGCCGGTCGCCGACCTCGACTCGCTCACCGAGATGGCCGGAAGGCTGGCGGTGATGGCCGTCGAGCGTCATGCGAACGCGGTGAAGCTGTACCACGACGCCACCCACGACGAGCTGACGGGCCTGCCGAACCGTGTGGCCTTCATCGACCGCCTGGAAGCGGCCCTGAGCCGTGCAACCCAGACGGCCGAGCCCGCTGCGGTGCTCGTGGTCGACCTCGACAGGTTCAAGGTGGTCAACGAGAGCCTGGGCCACTCGGCCGGCGACCGTCTGATCTGCGCGGTAGCGAGGCGTCTCGCTGCGCGCCTGCGGGCCAGCGACATGATCGCTCGCCTCGGCGGCGATGAGTTCGTCATCTTGCTCGAAGACACAGATATCGAGCGTGCAGAACTGGTCGCCGACCGGATTCTGGAGGCGCTGGGCCACCCGATTCAACTGGGCGTCGCCACCGCCCGCGTATCTGCCAGCGTCGGTATGGCCGTGCCGCAGCCAGGCTCGACGTTCGAGGACCTGCTGAAGTGGGCCGACATCGCGATGTATCGGGCCAAGAGGGCCGGCGGCGGCCGATGGGTCATGTTCGACGAGAAGCTCCGCAGCTGGGCCGAGCAGCGCCACGACACCGAGGTGGCCTTGCAGGGCGCGGCAGGCCGGGGCGAGCTCGAGCTGTGGTTCCAACCGGTCGTTTCGCTGGGCGACCCCACAGCCCCAAAGAGCTTCGAGGCTCTGCTTCGCTGGCGCAGGCCTGGCGTGGGCCTGGTGCCACCGTCTGACTTCGTCAGCGTGGCCGAGGAATCCGACCTGGTGTTCGAGCTCGGCGACTGGGTCATCGCCGAGGGCGCGAGGCGCCTTGCGCATTGGCAGAAACTCGACGAGCGGGTGCGGGTCAGCGTCAACGTTTCGGGCCGCGAACTGGTCGAACCGGGCTTTGCCGATCGGGTCCGCGCCGCCATCGACAATGCGGGTGCTGTGGCTTCGGGCCTGACGCTGGAGGTCACCGAAGGCGTTCTGATCGAGGATGCCAGCGTTGTGTCGGACCAACTGCAGGCCCTGCAACGCTTCGGCGTCAAGATCGCCATCGACGACTTCGGTACCGGGTACTCGTCGCTGCGATACCTGAGGCATCTGCCGGTCGACGTGTTGAAGATCGACCGGGCGTTTGTCAGCTCGGGCGGAGGCGACGAGCTGACCGATCCGACGATCGTGTCATCGGTGACCAAGCTGGGTCACGAGTTGGGCCTCTATGTCGTGGCCGAAGGCGTCGAGACCTCGACGCAACTGGAGGCCCTGATGGGGTTTGGCGTCGACCTGGGCCAGGGTTTCCTGTTCAGCCAGCCGGTGCAGGTCGAGGTGGCAGAACAGATGCTGCTGAACGGCCTCGACTCGACCAAAGCTGACCTTCGGCCCTGA